The Desulfovibrio fairfieldensis sequence CGTGATCCGCCCGCCCGCAGGGCCAGATCGCGCGTATGCCGCAACAGCTCCGGGCCGCCGGGCTGCCCGTGGCCGGGAACCACAATGCGGGCATCGGGAAAGGCGGCCAGGGCCTTTTCCATAGTGCCCGGCCAGGCCCGCACGTCGGCGTCCTCAGTGTTGCCCAGATTGACGGCCTTGGCGTCCTTTGCCATGCAGCCCGGAAAAAGCAGATTTTCGGCGGGAATCCAGACAAAGATGCCGTCCGTGGAATGGCCGCCGCCCAGATAGACGTTGTGCACCTCCAGACCGTGCAGTTTGAGCGTCCGCTCGCTCGCGAAGCCGTGCTCCGGCGGGCGCAGGCCCTTTTGCCGGGCAATGGCAATAGTGCCGTCGTAGGCGTAGGTCGGGATGCCCCGGCGGTGCACGGCGGGCAAGCCGCCCATGGCATCCTTGTGCCAGTGATTGGGCACGCAGGCCGTGACTCTGGCGTGCAGGACATTTTCTATCCAGTCCAGCAGGACTTCGGTCTGAGATTCGGTCCACGGCGTGTCAAAGAGAAAGGCTTCGCCCTTATCCACCAGAATCAAACCATTGGCGGGCACCAGGCCGAACGGCGGCATCTCATAGCGGGATACGTGCATGTATACCCGCCCGGACAGCCGGACCACGTCCAGATCCTCCGCAACACGGGCCGACTCGCCGATTTCCTGCGCCGCAGTCTTTGCAGGGGACCACCAACAGACAATCAGGGCCAGCACGACTGCCCCCAAAAACACTCGTACTTGTGTCATATTTTCCTCCATACCATGCCATATCATAAGACGCTTCCCCGGCGGACGGGGGTTTTTGTTCGCCGACAAGAAAGACAAGCAGCCCGGCGCGGGAACGTAGTCTAACTACGTGACCAAGCCGGGCCGCGCCGTCTGACGCAGTCAGCGGGCAAAAAGACCGTCCGGGCTAGAGCGGATTACCTTTGAAACGCCTTGTGTTTCAAAGGTTCATTCAGTCGAAGAACGCGGTGTTCGGCTGAATCCACGCCGTTTCGCGGTGCGCCTCACCGTGTTCGGCGGTTAGAGCATTTCAACGTTGAAATGCTCTAACCGCAGCGGGAAAACCCGCAGGCCGGGCAGATCAGGCAGCCTTCCTGAAAAACCAGGGGCTCGTTGCATTCGGGGCAGCGCTGCGCTTCCAGGTCGTTGACCTCCCCGATGTGCTCGTCTTTGAGATAGCGCTTTTCCAGAACCCAGGCGATGGCGTCCGGAATGGACAGCAGCAGGCCTTTGCCCCGGAAGACCGGGTGTTCGCCGCCGATGCCCTTGATCTGGGCCACCACATCGCGCACATGGACGCCCGAGCGCAGCGCCAGGGACAC is a genomic window containing:
- the bla gene encoding subclass B1 metallo-beta-lactamase, which codes for MTQVRVFLGAVVLALIVCWWSPAKTAAQEIGESARVAEDLDVVRLSGRVYMHVSRYEMPPFGLVPANGLILVDKGEAFLFDTPWTESQTEVLLDWIENVLHARVTACVPNHWHKDAMGGLPAVHRRGIPTYAYDGTIAIARQKGLRPPEHGFASERTLKLHGLEVHNVYLGGGHSTDGIFVWIPAENLLFPGCMAKDAKAVNLGNTEDADVRAWPGTMEKALAAFPDARIVVPGHGQPGGPELLRHTRDLALRAGGSR